From Magnetococcales bacterium:
GCTCACCATTGGGCTGTTTCCCGAATTTTACAACCCTCAAACCCCCACACACGGGACACCGAACATCCACGATAGCCATCATACCCTCCTTGGCAAATGGAACACCCTTGCGGATTCTACTCGATCAACCAAACAGATGCACTACCCACCTTCCCTACCCCTATCCACCAGGACTCTGCCCTGGACCTGCCAGGGAGCCAGCCCCCTGGACCCCGATGCGTTGCCGGGTTTTGAACGATCATGGCCACTACAACAGACATCTGTTTTTATCATCAACCAAAACCTCCCGCACCGGCCCAAAGCTCCGCCGATGGTGTGGCGTGATGCC
This genomic window contains:
- a CDS encoding IS1 family transposase; protein product: MAIVDVRCPVCGGLRVVKFGKQPNGEQRYLCQNESCKRRIFLLNYMDKG